The genomic DNA GAGTGTACCGCTGGACCTTTGGCAGTATTTAACATTCTACTTTGTATATATGTCTTGTCTATATTTAATCCCATCTGACCGCCTAAGGCATCTATTTCTTTAACTAATTGACCTTTACCAGTCCCTCCAATTGATGGATTACAAGGCATTAATGCTATGGAATCCAAAGACATTGTTATTATCAAAGTTTTATATCCCATTCTTGCAGTAGCCAAAGCAGCTTCACATCCAGCATGTCCTGCTCCGACTACTATAACATCATATTTTCCTGCTTCAAACTTTATCATTTATAATTCCTTTCTTTTCAAAATTAATGTTTCATGAGAAACACTTCAAATTTTTTAAAAATCTCTATAATAAAAACAAGTTTACTTTTGTACATTACTTACCAATACAGAAATTATGGAATATATTATCTAGTAAATCCTCTGTTACTGTATCACCATTAATATATCCAAGATAGTCCCATATATTTTTTAAATCGACTTCTACAAAGTCAAATGGCATACTTTGTTCCAAAGCAATTAAAGCATCTGTTGCAGATTTATATGCTTTACTAAGTGCATCTTTATGTCTTGAATTTGTTACTACTAAACTAGAATTATTTTTGATACTACCTTTATATACCATAGACTCTATTTTATCTTGCAATTCTTCTATTCCTTCTTGTTGTAAAGCTGATATTTTTATTATACTATTATTTTCTACATATTTAAGTATTTTTTCTTCTTCAATCTCTTGTTTCAAATCATTCTTATTTAACAGCACTATTGTTTGTTTATCCTTAAGTTTTTCTAATATCTCTATATCTTCTTCTGACAACTTTCTAGATGCATCTAAAACCATTACTATCAAATCTGCACTAGTAAATGATTCTTTAGACTTTTCAACACCTATTTTTTCAACAATATCATCAGTATCTCTTATACCTGCTGTGTCAACAATTTTTAAAGGTATACCTTTTATGTTTACAAACTCTTCTATAACATCTCTAGTAGTTCCTGGTATATCAGTAACTATTGCTCTATTCTCTCCTAAAATAGAATTAAGTAGTGAAGATTTACCTACATTTGGTTTCCCAACAATTACCGTCTTTAAGCCTTCTCTAAGTATTTTTCCACTTTCAGCTGTATCATATAATTTTTTAATGTCTTTTTTAAGTTCATCAGTTTTTTCTTTAAGAGTTTGATATGTTATATGCTCAATATCTTCCTCAGGATAATCTATAGCAACTTCTACATGAGCTAATATCTCAGTGACTTTATCTCTCAATTCTCTTATCTTCTTTGATAAAGAACCTTCTAATTGATTTTGAGCAACTTCATGAGCTATATCAGTTTTGGCTTTTATAACATCAATTACAGCCTCTGCTTGAGATAAATCTATTCTTCCATTTAAGAATGCTCTTTTAGTAAACTCACCAGCCTCTGCTAATCTAACATCTTTTGATAGTATTAATTCTAATATCTTCTTTACCGAAATAAATCCACCATGGCAATTAATTTCTATAACAT from Clostridioides difficile ATCC 9689 = DSM 1296 includes the following:
- the mnmE gene encoding tRNA uridine-5-carboxymethylaminomethyl(34) synthesis GTPase MnmE — its product is MFIDDTIAAIATAPGEGGIGILRISGEKALKVAEEIFKSMSGKSIEEYNKRTLIYGNIVDNENIIDEVLLAYMKGPNSYTGEDVIEINCHGGFISVKKILELILSKDVRLAEAGEFTKRAFLNGRIDLSQAEAVIDVIKAKTDIAHEVAQNQLEGSLSKKIRELRDKVTEILAHVEVAIDYPEEDIEHITYQTLKEKTDELKKDIKKLYDTAESGKILREGLKTVIVGKPNVGKSSLLNSILGENRAIVTDIPGTTRDVIEEFVNIKGIPLKIVDTAGIRDTDDIVEKIGVEKSKESFTSADLIVMVLDASRKLSEEDIEILEKLKDKQTIVLLNKNDLKQEIEEEKILKYVENNSIIKISALQQEGIEELQDKIESMVYKGSIKNNSSLVVTNSRHKDALSKAYKSATDALIALEQSMPFDFVEVDLKNIWDYLGYINGDTVTEDLLDNIFHNFCIGK